The Saccharomonospora glauca K62 genome has a segment encoding these proteins:
- a CDS encoding DUF305 domain-containing protein: protein MQTMNKQHLGVITMAGTESEKDSNVEAKALVQLIVDAQEAEICKIQTCASAPN, encoded by the coding sequence GTGCAGACGATGAACAAACAGCACCTGGGTGTGATCACCATGGCTGGGACAGAGTCGGAGAAGGACAGCAACGTCGAGGCGAAGGCACTGGTCCAGCTAATCGTCGATGCTCAGGAAGCGGAGATCTGCAAGATACAGACCTGTGCTTCCGCACCGAACTGA
- a CDS encoding cytochrome c biogenesis CcdA family protein, which translates to MNNLTDFVISGPIVLATLLAVAAGVVSFASPCAIPLVPGYLAYLASLTGADAPPVDADDSRAWKGRWRVAGAALLFVLGFTAVFLAAVVAVLGAADFLLGNEALLQRIGGVITIAMGLAFLGMVPILQRSVQLHHVPRGGIASAPLMGAVYGLGWTPCLGPTLTGVIALASGTQVGSTTARGILLVLAYCLGLGLPFILLAIGAQWALRTAGWLRRHTRAVQIVGGVMLLIVGLLLVTGLWGEMVAWLRGPIAGFTTPI; encoded by the coding sequence GTGAACAACCTTACCGACTTTGTCATTTCGGGCCCGATCGTGCTCGCCACCCTGCTCGCGGTAGCCGCAGGGGTCGTCTCCTTCGCCTCGCCATGCGCTATCCCTTTGGTGCCAGGCTACTTGGCCTACCTGGCGAGTCTGACAGGCGCCGATGCTCCACCCGTTGATGCGGACGATTCCCGCGCCTGGAAGGGGCGATGGCGGGTCGCTGGAGCTGCGTTGCTGTTCGTGCTCGGCTTCACCGCTGTTTTCCTCGCCGCTGTGGTAGCGGTACTGGGCGCGGCCGATTTCCTACTGGGCAATGAGGCGCTGCTGCAACGCATCGGCGGCGTGATCACGATCGCCATGGGTCTGGCCTTCCTGGGGATGGTGCCGATCCTGCAGCGCAGTGTGCAACTGCACCACGTACCACGAGGCGGTATCGCGAGCGCGCCCCTCATGGGTGCTGTCTACGGCCTCGGCTGGACACCCTGCCTCGGCCCGACGCTAACTGGCGTCATCGCTCTGGCCAGCGGGACACAAGTGGGCTCCACCACGGCCAGAGGGATCCTGTTAGTACTTGCATACTGCCTGGGACTTGGCTTGCCCTTCATCCTGCTCGCAATCGGTGCGCAATGGGCACTCCGCACAGCAGGCTGGTTACGTCGCCACACACGAGCGGTCCAGATCGTTGGCGGCGTGATGCTGTTGATTGTGGGCTTGCTGTTGGTGACGGGACTGTGGGGTGAAATGGTGGCCTGGCTTCGTGGCCCCATCGCAGGGTTCACCACACCGATCTGA
- a CDS encoding MYXO-CTERM sorting domain-containing protein, with translation MASDVSSCGCAAAGAAGSMSVAAMAAMAALRGVKRRECAVTIVGSPFGC, from the coding sequence ATGGCGTCTGACGTGTCGTCTTGCGGCTGCGCAGCGGCAGGCGCTGCAGGTAGCATGAGTGTCGCCGCAATGGCAGCGATGGCCGCCTTGCGAGGAGTGAAGCGGCGTGAGTGCGCTGTCACGATTGTTGGGTCTCCCTTTGGGTGTTGA
- a CDS encoding C40 family peptidase, which produces MERYQELGAKAAGTEEDLAEAEQELARMREKEKQAKTALNKANRELEKAQRSEEASQGKADTLISASFRNGPVTTWSAVLVSDSSKELLQKASALEYIATKNTETLDALNDVRAKADAARKEAAEAEKQARESTAAAERTVQKLQQLKADLDEEIEAVRTALNELSPAERTELQTVQDNGSYLGPPGAANDALQAALSRRGSQYEWGATGPSEFDCSGLTSWAYNQAGINIPRTSRQQWTAGRPVSLDSLLPGDLLFYDDGTGDPSKIHHVGMYVGQGKMVDAPTEGQLVDVRSMKGDGHLIGARRIAG; this is translated from the coding sequence ATGGAGCGCTATCAGGAACTTGGCGCGAAGGCCGCAGGCACCGAAGAGGACCTGGCAGAAGCCGAACAAGAACTCGCACGAATGCGCGAGAAGGAGAAACAGGCCAAAACTGCGCTCAATAAGGCAAACCGAGAACTCGAAAAAGCGCAGCGTTCGGAAGAGGCCTCCCAAGGCAAAGCAGACACTCTCATCTCCGCGAGTTTCCGTAACGGCCCCGTCACCACATGGTCAGCCGTACTGGTCAGCGATTCGAGCAAAGAGCTTCTACAAAAAGCGTCAGCACTCGAATACATCGCAACCAAGAACACTGAAACCCTCGATGCCCTGAACGACGTACGAGCGAAAGCCGACGCTGCCCGGAAAGAAGCAGCCGAAGCGGAGAAGCAGGCACGGGAATCAACAGCGGCCGCGGAACGCACGGTCCAAAAACTTCAGCAACTCAAGGCCGACCTTGACGAGGAAATCGAAGCGGTTCGAACAGCTCTGAACGAACTGAGCCCGGCCGAGCGAACTGAGCTCCAAACCGTCCAGGACAACGGTAGCTATCTCGGCCCACCGGGTGCCGCCAACGATGCACTGCAAGCCGCGTTGTCCCGCCGCGGTTCTCAGTACGAGTGGGGGGCAACAGGACCGAGCGAGTTCGACTGCTCCGGACTGACCTCGTGGGCCTATAATCAAGCTGGAATCAACATTCCTCGGACGAGCCGACAGCAATGGACGGCAGGCAGGCCCGTGTCACTCGACTCCCTACTTCCTGGCGACCTCCTTTTCTACGACGACGGAACCGGTGACCCCAGCAAGATCCATCACGTCGGTATGTACGTCGGCCAGGGCAAGATGGTGGACGCGCCCACCGAAGGCCAACTGGTCGACGTGCGGTCGATGAAGGGTGACGGACACCTGATCGGCGCGCGCCGCATCGCTGGCTGA
- a CDS encoding heavy metal translocating P-type ATPase — protein MTSEVKDPQPTPGREIELAIGGMTCAACANRVERKLNKLDGVTATVNYATEKAKVVYADGVEPDQLVAQVEAAGYSAALPQPEASGEPAAATDSDDDPTRSLRDRLIGAAVLSVPVIVLAMVPALQFTYWQWISLTLAAPVVTWAAWPFHRAAWTNLKHGAATMDTLVSMGTLAAFAWSVYALLFGSAGVPGMTHPFELTIERMSGDGNIYLEVAAGVTTFILAGRYFEARSKRRAGAALRALLELGAKDVVVLRGGKEVRIPVEQLAVGDHFVVRPGEKVATDGVVSEGSSAVDESMLTGESVPVEVGPGDKVVGATVNSGGRLVVRATRVGSDTQLAQMAKLVEDAQTGKAAVQRLADRISGVFVPIVIALAVGTLAFWLGTGGSVSAAFTAAVAVLIIACPCALGLATPTALLVGTGRGAQLGILIKGPEVLESTRRVDTVVLDKTGTVTTGKMALIDVHVADGVDPDELLRLAGALENASEHPIAQAIAKGAAEQVGQLPAATDFTNLEGLGVQGVVDGHAVLVGRPALLADWSQHLTPELVEAKAAAEAQGKTAVAVGWDGQARGVLVVADTVKPTSAEAITQLRGLGLTPVLLTGDNEAVAKTVAAEVGIDEVIAEVLPKDKVDVVKRLQSQGRIVAMVGDGVNDAAALAQADLGLAMGTGTDVAIEASDLTLVRGDLRVAADAIRLSRRTLATIKGNLFWAFAYNVAALPLAAAGLLNPMIAGAAMAFSSVFVVSNSLRLKSFRSGITDTPPSVKSEDKPVKEPVAA, from the coding sequence ATGACATCCGAGGTGAAAGACCCACAGCCGACCCCTGGCCGGGAGATCGAGCTGGCGATTGGTGGCATGACGTGCGCGGCGTGCGCGAACCGGGTCGAACGCAAGCTCAACAAGCTCGACGGGGTCACCGCCACGGTGAACTACGCCACGGAAAAGGCCAAGGTCGTCTACGCCGATGGCGTGGAGCCGGACCAGCTCGTGGCTCAAGTGGAGGCCGCCGGTTACTCGGCGGCTCTGCCGCAGCCGGAGGCGTCGGGGGAACCGGCGGCCGCGACGGACAGCGACGATGATCCGACGCGGTCGCTGCGGGATCGCCTGATCGGTGCTGCCGTGTTGTCGGTGCCGGTGATCGTGCTGGCGATGGTTCCGGCGTTGCAGTTCACCTATTGGCAGTGGATTTCGCTGACGTTGGCCGCGCCGGTGGTGACGTGGGCGGCGTGGCCGTTCCATCGGGCCGCGTGGACGAACCTCAAGCATGGCGCGGCGACGATGGACACGCTGGTCTCGATGGGCACCCTGGCGGCTTTCGCCTGGTCTGTGTATGCGTTGTTGTTCGGCAGCGCGGGTGTGCCGGGGATGACGCATCCGTTCGAACTGACCATCGAGCGGATGAGCGGCGACGGCAACATCTATCTCGAGGTCGCGGCCGGGGTGACCACGTTCATCCTCGCCGGGCGCTACTTCGAGGCCCGGTCCAAGCGACGGGCCGGTGCCGCCCTGCGGGCGCTGCTGGAACTGGGCGCGAAGGACGTCGTGGTGCTGCGAGGCGGGAAGGAAGTCCGGATTCCCGTCGAGCAACTGGCGGTGGGTGACCACTTCGTGGTCCGGCCGGGTGAGAAGGTCGCCACCGACGGCGTGGTGTCCGAGGGTAGTTCCGCTGTCGACGAGAGCATGCTCACCGGCGAGTCGGTGCCCGTCGAGGTCGGCCCGGGCGACAAGGTCGTCGGCGCGACGGTCAACTCGGGTGGCCGGTTGGTGGTGCGGGCCACGCGGGTGGGTTCGGATACCCAGTTGGCGCAGATGGCCAAACTGGTGGAGGACGCGCAGACGGGCAAGGCGGCCGTGCAGCGACTGGCGGACCGGATCTCGGGCGTGTTCGTGCCGATCGTGATCGCGCTGGCCGTGGGAACGCTCGCGTTCTGGCTCGGTACCGGTGGCTCGGTGTCGGCGGCGTTCACGGCCGCGGTCGCGGTGTTGATCATCGCGTGCCCGTGCGCGCTGGGGCTGGCCACGCCGACCGCGTTGCTGGTGGGTACCGGGCGGGGTGCGCAGCTCGGCATCCTGATCAAGGGGCCGGAGGTGCTGGAGTCCACCCGCCGCGTGGACACGGTGGTGCTGGACAAGACCGGCACCGTCACCACCGGCAAGATGGCGCTGATCGACGTCCACGTGGCCGACGGGGTGGACCCCGACGAGCTGTTGCGGTTGGCGGGGGCGCTGGAGAACGCCTCCGAGCACCCGATCGCCCAGGCCATCGCCAAGGGCGCGGCCGAGCAGGTCGGGCAGTTGCCTGCCGCCACGGACTTCACCAACCTCGAGGGCTTGGGTGTGCAGGGCGTCGTCGACGGGCACGCGGTTCTGGTCGGTCGCCCCGCGTTGCTGGCCGACTGGAGCCAGCACCTCACACCTGAGCTGGTCGAGGCCAAGGCCGCCGCGGAGGCGCAGGGCAAGACCGCCGTCGCCGTCGGTTGGGATGGCCAGGCACGCGGGGTGCTGGTGGTGGCCGACACCGTGAAACCGACCTCTGCCGAGGCGATCACGCAACTGCGTGGGCTCGGGCTGACGCCGGTGTTGTTGACCGGTGACAACGAGGCGGTCGCCAAGACGGTCGCGGCCGAGGTCGGCATCGACGAGGTGATCGCCGAGGTGTTGCCGAAGGACAAGGTCGACGTGGTGAAGCGGCTGCAGTCCCAAGGCCGGATCGTGGCGATGGTTGGCGACGGCGTGAACGACGCGGCGGCGCTGGCGCAGGCGGACCTGGGCCTGGCGATGGGTACGGGCACCGACGTCGCGATCGAGGCGAGTGACCTCACCCTGGTGCGCGGTGACCTGCGGGTGGCGGCGGACGCGATCCGCCTGTCGCGCCGCACGCTGGCCACGATCAAGGGCAACCTGTTCTGGGCGTTCGCCTACAACGTGGCGGCATTGCCGCTGGCGGCGGCGGGCCTGCTCAACCCGATGATCGCGGGTGCGGCGATGGCGTTCAGCTCGGTGTTCGTGGTGAGCAACAGCCTGCGCCTGAAGAGCTTCCGCAGCGGCATCACGGACACCCCACCGTCGGTGAAGTCGGAGGACAAGCCAGTGAAGGAGCCGGTCGCAGCTTGA